Genomic window (Rhododendron vialii isolate Sample 1 chromosome 4a, ASM3025357v1):
gctaattttttttaactccaAAAAACCACAAATTTGCATTTGGCACTTGATGCcaattttgaagcaaattggTGGTGCCAATTTCGACAAGTGGAGCTCCACATGGGTTTGACTTCCCCCCAATTGGAGATGCTCATGTTTAAATGCAAGCCTAGTTATTTGGTTCGTTTCAACAACAATTGGATAGGTGCTTGATAGTGATCATTGAATAGTTTAGGACATTTTAGAAATTCTCATGGTCCTGTAAATATGCAAAACCATTCAAGATCAGATTTGTTAATATACTCTTGCTTGCAGTGGGACACTTTCAGTTTATGCTGGGTGGAAGTCTGACATACCTTTGTTCTATCTGTAATGCAGCGAATTTTTTGGGCATGATTCTATTTACTATTTTaattcttattttgttttgcgTAGGTTGTAATTTAGGCTGTCCACGAACTGTTTAATCATGTGCagatttgattttaaatattCATTGACTTGTCTATATCACGTGTTCACATTGGAAAGTCTTGAGGAAGTGATTAACTGTAGCATTTGCATATTTTCTTGATATCATAATTGTAGATGCGAATATGCAAGGGGTTCATTATTTTCCTACATCCTCCGGTCCTAATACTTTGATATGAGGAAATGTATAGTTGACTTTCCAATTGTGTTTCTGTTCCAAATGGCTGGACTACAAATTAGATTTCAGTCTTAAAGTGAACTACATGTCTTGTCTAGGATGGTACAAGTTTATGTTTAAGAAATTTAGTGTACTTCTTGTAGTTGTGTATTGGGATGAAGGGTCAACCAGAAGCCCACAACAAGAATAGCAAGGGAAAGAAGCATAATAAAGCCTTGTGTTTATGGCTCACCACTCATACAATAATCGTTTTCCCATATTTCATACTTCAGACGGGATCAATCGAAGGCCCTGTCTTCAATATTTTTGTGCAACTTTCAATAAGCTAAAATGGTTGCTCCTAAATCGACATGACCTTGAATACAACACTGAATAGTGCCATAGTTATTGGTTGTGTCTCTGTTTTTGAGCTGGTTAGTGGACACCGAGCCAGAAGTTCATTTTGATGcattttatatttatgttttgtCCTATATTACTCAGCAATTGCTAGCAAACTTCACTAGTTCACTGGTTTCATCTGGGAAAGAAAAAGTGCCTTATTTTCAATTCGTTATTGTTTTTTGTGCAGCTTTTGAACATGACTCCACCTATTGAGGCTCCAAACAAACCTGTCAGCACTCACAAAACTTCACATCCACCTTTAAATGAAAGAATACTCTCGTCAATGACCAGAAAATCAGTTGCTGCACATCCTTGGCATGATCTTGAGATAGGTACTGAACTTCACTATAAGCGACAGATGTTAATTCTAGAAGATGGCTTCCATTGCAGATGTATTAACCATTTGGCATGTAATTTTCTTGACAATGCAGGACCTGGAGCTCCCACGATCTTCAACTGTGTAAGCATATACTTAACAATATACAGCTCACAGTTCAATGGTCAACTTTTGCCTGCATTGATATTTTTCTCTTGCTATGACATTACTTGACAAAAAGTAAGGTTGTTCGAAGTTTCAACACTGTGGTCAGTTGCAGTACTGATTAAAGGTTGCTGGAAACAATACCTTAAATATAAACAGTAGGCACTTGCTCTAATTATTGGaccaaacaagtttttaaaatattaacATGCGTAACTACCTGTATGACATAAGTAGATGTAGGTAGGTCTTGTATTTGGAATATATTTCAGTGCAGAGTTTGAACATCGTACTATGTGAAGTATATTCCCCTACTTCAGTGGTTGATAGCCTGCTAACCTTGAGGTTGTGGGTTGGAGCCTGAAGATAACCACTTTGTGCATTGTATGCCAAAGATTAAATTTGCACCCTATCTACCCGTCGGAGACACCAGTTAACGGGTACCAAACTGGGCGTACTTTGGTACTGTCACATGGTCCATTTGCATGAATCCTAgatacaacttttttgttattattgcaCTAAATGATGCTCATACACAGCATTAAAATACTGCATTGACATTACAACTGTGTATGAAGTTCTGCAGTCTACAATTGGAATGCATAGAACAAGCTGGCAACTTTAACCTTCTGTTTTCATTTGAGAACCAATTTTGTGTACCTTGGTATTACAACCAATTTTGTGTACCTTGGTATTACAAATATATTCAGAGGCAGTTACCACATATGATAATGGTGTGAGTTGTGACATAACCCCTTACTTGCTCTCCTTTTCCTGGTTTGATAGCTTTGAAGGATTAATATTTCCAATGGTTAAGAGACTCAGCATTACAAAGCATTTTTGGTTCTCATGTCCTCAGAAAACTTTTACTTGATAATATGAATAAGCTTGCAGTTTGCATATCTATATACGGTTATGTTCTAGAGAAACTTGTGAAACTGGTAATTTGTTTTTCCCGTTCAAGCCCATAATCACACAGTTTCGTTTGAGTTTCCTTGTAGAAGTTTGCTGTTCTGAATATCTAGTTTTTGGATGTTTCAGTTAGATTTCACTTTCAATAAACTATGCTCAATGTGAAAAGGAATGTCTATCAACTCTTCCTTAACAGAGGATCTAGTATAATCATCGTTTCATTTTTGCAGGTGGTTGAAATTAGCAAGGGGAGTAAGGTGAAATATGAACTCGACAAGAAAACAGGAATGATCAAGGTAATTATGCGTAAAATTCAATGGAGTGAGCCTTTATTGGTCACAATGGGTTGCTGAAACCTGTTCACATGTGCAGGTTGACCGTATCCTTTACTCATCAGTTGTTTACCCACATAACTATGGCTTCATCCCTCGTACTCTCTGTGAGGATAATGACCCCCTGGATGTGTTGGTTATCATGCAGGTATGCCATTTGATACTCATTTTGTTACATTTGCAGTTTTGCACCTTTTAGGATTGCATATTATCTATGCATAGCTGGGAGTACTAGCCATATCCTTTCATTAGTGCACTGAATGTAATTTGAGTCATGCTATAACCATGCCAAGGAATTTTTCACGCATATGTTATCAATTTATTTGCTTGGTTATTACTGATGATGAGAATCACAAACATTTTTGGTTATATAATCTAGAGTCGCGAGCATCATAAGGGAAAGGTACCAAATATGAGGTAATGAGGCCCTTTTGATCTTAGTTATATTCTAAGTTTTTCACTctgccaaaaaaaatccaaataaggAAAGGAAAAGCCCTTGAGAAAATCTGATTGTTTAGTACCTTCTTATTGGCCTTAATAATCTTGGATTCTGGACTCCATCCTTATTCCT
Coding sequences:
- the LOC131322830 gene encoding soluble inorganic pyrophosphatase 4 yields the protein MTPPIEAPNKPVSTHKTSHPPLNERILSSMTRKSVAAHPWHDLEIGPGAPTIFNCVVEISKGSKVKYELDKKTGMIKVDRILYSSVVYPHNYGFIPRTLCEDNDPLDVLVIMQEPVLPGCFLRAKAIGLMPMIDQGEKDDKIIAVCADDPEYRHYTDINELPPHRLAEIRRFFEDYKKNENKEVAVNDFLPASDAFEVVQHSMDLYADYIVESLRR